One Kribbella sp. NBC_00662 genomic region harbors:
- a CDS encoding ABC transporter permease, which yields MLYFVARRLVSALSVVLATLIATFALFFIAPTDPAGAICGERQCTQQRYNEIRQNLHLDRPKVQQFAEYTAGIFTGRDFTTSGVTQHCAAPCLGFSFKNDRPVTEMIKTRFPVTVSLVLGYAVLVLTIGVFVGSMAAKRRGTLGDRALMTSTLVVSSVPYYIVALMVALYLTVLYPILPRGEWTPPSENPAKWFAGLLTPWLVLGIYNCTAYARYSRGSMVETLSEDFIRTARAKGLSDRVVTYKHALRSGLIPVVTIFGLDVAGSLGGAIFTERIFDLPGLGVLVLDSLNSYDLPVIMGTVLVASVIIVVMNLLVDIGYSLIDPRVRLS from the coding sequence GTGCTCTATTTCGTGGCGCGCCGACTGGTCAGCGCGCTCAGTGTCGTGTTGGCAACGCTGATCGCGACCTTCGCGTTGTTCTTCATCGCGCCGACCGATCCGGCCGGTGCGATCTGCGGCGAGCGCCAGTGCACCCAGCAGCGCTACAACGAGATCAGGCAGAACCTGCATCTCGACCGCCCCAAGGTGCAGCAGTTCGCGGAGTACACCGCGGGAATCTTCACCGGCCGCGACTTCACCACGTCGGGCGTGACGCAGCACTGCGCGGCGCCGTGCCTCGGCTTCTCGTTCAAGAACGACCGCCCGGTCACCGAGATGATCAAGACCCGGTTCCCGGTGACGGTCTCGCTGGTGCTCGGGTACGCCGTACTGGTCCTGACGATCGGTGTGTTCGTCGGGTCGATGGCGGCGAAGAGACGCGGGACCCTGGGCGACCGGGCACTGATGACCAGCACGCTGGTGGTCAGTTCGGTGCCGTACTACATCGTCGCCCTGATGGTCGCCCTCTACCTGACCGTGCTCTATCCGATCCTTCCACGGGGTGAATGGACACCACCCTCGGAGAATCCGGCGAAATGGTTCGCCGGCCTGCTGACACCGTGGCTGGTACTCGGCATCTACAACTGCACCGCGTACGCGCGGTACTCACGCGGCTCCATGGTCGAGACGCTGAGCGAAGACTTCATCCGCACCGCGCGGGCCAAGGGCCTGTCCGACCGCGTGGTCACCTACAAGCACGCGCTGCGCTCCGGGTTGATCCCGGTCGTCACGATCTTCGGTCTGGACGTCGCCGGCAGCCTCGGCGGCGCGATCTTCACCGAACGGATCTTCGACCTCCCCGGTCTCGGCGTTCTCGTGCTCGACAGTTTGAACAGTTACGACCTGCCCGTGATCATGGGCACCGTGCTGGTCGCTTCCGTCATCATTGTCGTCATGAACCTGCTGGTGGACATCGGCTACAGCCTGATCGACCCGCGGGTGAGGCTGTCGTGA
- a CDS encoding ABC transporter substrate-binding protein, translating to MQWKRITAVAATVMLAAVACGSPSSNSGNKGDTNSVGGAQVKATDPTAKGPAPDVDGAKKGGTITVLSDVTPDTFDPTNIYYVDGNQIGKLMYRALTQYRLDGPDHKPVLVPDLAEDLGTKSEDGLTWTFKLKQGIKYQDGTPVKAADYAYAIKRSFAHDLYDAGPTYQQQFFLDGDKYKGPYGAGGANYKGVETPDDNTLVIHLAKKFDDLPYYAAFPMFTPIPQAKDTQKNYEQHPMTTGPYQVQSYTPGTELKLTKNPSWDPNTDPVRHQYVDGWDFKFSQDLIKAQRQVLASSGPDADALNYSNLDVSLLPEVKDQSQLVKGQSPCTIMYTMDTRKIPLEVRKLIAKAHPYDAWRKVAGLNPTDDPPASTILPPAVPGFDKYELPGLTGTGKGAEDDAVAAEVKSELAKIGKSNFELSWYYSIDDKISTQTTQLRKQMFEKAGFKVRAIGVPKAKIRTFTGDQNAPVNIGKTPTGWCSDWPSGTSWFPVLFKSDAIALGNSVGQLQDKALDAEIDAVTAKSPDEQLKEWKNVDKDILEKYLPVLPLYYSSTNSPVGKNIGHAINDPTQGMPEFTSMFLKQP from the coding sequence ATGCAGTGGAAACGGATAACCGCGGTTGCGGCGACGGTCATGCTGGCCGCCGTGGCCTGTGGCAGCCCGTCCTCGAACAGCGGCAACAAAGGCGACACCAACAGCGTGGGGGGCGCGCAGGTCAAGGCTACGGACCCCACTGCGAAGGGCCCGGCGCCTGACGTCGACGGAGCGAAGAAGGGCGGCACCATCACGGTCCTGTCCGACGTGACGCCTGACACCTTCGACCCGACGAACATTTACTACGTCGACGGTAACCAGATCGGCAAGTTGATGTACCGGGCGCTGACGCAGTACCGCCTGGACGGCCCGGACCACAAGCCGGTGCTGGTTCCGGACCTCGCCGAGGACCTCGGCACGAAGTCCGAGGACGGCCTGACCTGGACCTTCAAGCTGAAGCAGGGCATCAAGTACCAGGACGGCACGCCGGTCAAGGCTGCGGACTACGCGTACGCGATCAAGCGGTCCTTCGCGCACGACCTGTACGACGCCGGACCGACGTACCAGCAGCAGTTCTTCCTGGACGGCGACAAGTACAAGGGCCCGTACGGCGCCGGCGGCGCCAACTACAAGGGTGTCGAGACGCCGGATGACAACACCCTCGTCATCCACCTGGCGAAGAAGTTCGACGACCTGCCCTACTACGCGGCGTTCCCGATGTTCACGCCGATCCCGCAGGCCAAGGACACCCAGAAGAACTACGAGCAGCACCCGATGACGACCGGCCCGTACCAGGTCCAGTCCTACACCCCGGGTACCGAGCTCAAGCTGACGAAGAACCCGAGCTGGGACCCGAACACCGACCCGGTGCGGCACCAGTACGTCGACGGCTGGGACTTCAAGTTCAGCCAGGACCTGATCAAGGCCCAGCGTCAGGTGCTGGCCAGCTCCGGTCCGGACGCCGACGCACTGAACTACAGCAACCTGGACGTTTCGCTGCTGCCTGAGGTCAAGGACCAGTCGCAGCTCGTCAAGGGCCAGTCGCCGTGCACGATCATGTACACGATGGACACCCGGAAGATTCCGTTGGAGGTCCGCAAGCTGATCGCCAAGGCGCACCCGTACGACGCGTGGCGCAAGGTTGCCGGTCTGAACCCGACCGACGACCCGCCGGCATCGACGATCCTGCCGCCGGCCGTCCCGGGCTTCGACAAGTACGAGCTCCCGGGTCTGACCGGTACCGGTAAGGGCGCCGAGGACGACGCGGTGGCCGCCGAGGTCAAGTCCGAGCTGGCGAAGATCGGCAAGTCGAACTTCGAGCTCAGCTGGTACTACTCGATCGACGACAAGATCTCGACCCAGACCACGCAGCTGCGCAAGCAGATGTTCGAGAAGGCCGGCTTCAAGGTCCGCGCCATCGGCGTGCCGAAGGCGAAGATCCGTACCTTCACCGGTGACCAGAACGCTCCGGTCAACATCGGCAAGACCCCGACCGGTTGGTGCTCCGACTGGCCGAGCGGCACCAGCTGGTTCCCGGTGCTGTTCAAGTCCGACGCGATTGCCCTGGGCAACAGCGTTGGTCAGCTCCAGGACAAGGCGCTGGACGCCGAGATCGACGCGGTCACGGCCAAGTCGCCCGACGAGCAGCTGAAGGAGTGGAAGAACGTCGACAAGGACATCCTGGAGAAGTACCTTCCGGTCCTGCCGCTGTACTACAGCTCGACCAACTCGCCGGTCGGCAAGAACATCGGGCACGCGATCAACGACCCGACACAGGGTATGCCCGAGTTCACCTCGATGTTCCTGAAGCAGCCCTGA